Proteins encoded in a region of the Apostichopus japonicus isolate 1M-3 chromosome 19, ASM3797524v1, whole genome shotgun sequence genome:
- the LOC139959349 gene encoding phospholipase B-like 1 isoform X1, whose protein sequence is MADQQFFLSNLILIVCCFHWSNSHDLTQADAVQKATVYKENNQFVLKVGSLDKDGLAYGVYNDSFMSTGWGVLDVKAGYSSKSYDENDVAYAAGYLEGYLTSRQIYQHIVNLNATFFSESEEFPVKLKNFFKKQDEWTRSMIAQAKDDPVWKGISLITSQYDGLVDGYNANPLEGQNLESFNFQILNGCGDIIDLKYVLMPETFPKWWDMTKTELITFIANNGHCSALVKALPGLENLFMSHSSWFGYQDTLRIYKHYDFNLSGLGRTKMSFSSYPGFLESLDDFYHMSSGLTMLQTTNNVFNHTLYTTVVPESLLAWQRVRLANHLATDGKTWGKLLAKYNSGTYNNQYMIIDRSKFIPKEAILDNALWIVEQIPTLVVYEDETNILRAGYWPSYNVPFFEEIYNKSGYPDVVAKQGPDVSYQLAPRAKIFRRDQGKVTDMESMKKIMRYNGYATDPYSEGDPCNTICCRADLRKTDRSASGCYDTKVSDLSMAAKLQSFAINGPTRNGGSLPPFSWTGPFQNASHLGLPTVYDFDFVTMQPMDLP, encoded by the exons ATGGCAGACCAGCAATTTTTTCTATCCAACCTTATCTTAATCGTTTGCTGCTTTCATTGGTCTAACAGCCATGATTTGACCCAAG CAGATGCAGTACAAAAGGCCACGGTATACAAAGAGAACAATCAGTTTGTGCTGAAAGTTGGTTCACTGGATAAAGATGGGCTTGCCTACGGTGTCTACAATGATTCTTTCATGTCAACTGGATGGGGTGTTCTAGATGTGAAAGCTGGCTACTCATCCAAATCCTATGATGAAAATGATGTTGCTTATGCTGCTGGGTATCTAGAAGGATATCTCACATCCAG acaaaTTTATCAGCACATTGTAAATTTGAATGCCACCTTCTTCTCGGAATCAGAGGAGTTTCCTGTCAAACTGAAGAATTTTTTTAAGAAACAGGATGAATGGACAAGATCTATGATTGCACAAGCTAAGGATGATCCAGTGTGGAAGGGGATCTCATTGATCACAAGTCAGTATGATGGATTAGTGGATGGATACAACGCTAATCCTTTGGAAGGACAG AACCTGGAAAGTTTCAACTTCCAAATCTTGAACGGGTGCGGTGACATCATTGATTTAAAATATGTCTTAATGCCTGAAACGTTTCCTAAGTGGTGGGACATGACAAAGACGGAACTGATAACTTTTATTGCAAACAATGGTCACTGCTCAGCCCTTGTGAAG GCTCTCCCAGGATTAGAGAATCTCTTCATGTCACATTCCAGTTGGTTCGGTTATCAGGATACCTTGAGGATTTACAAACACTACGACTTCAACCTCTCTGGACTTGGTAGAACCAAGATGTCCTTTTCCAGCTACCCAG GATTTCTTGAGTCCCTGGATGACTTTTACCACATGAGCAGTGGACTTACCATGCTTCAAACCACTAACAATGTGTTTAACCATACCCTGTATACCACTGTAGTACCAGAGAGCCTATTAGCATGGCAGAGGGTGCGACTGGCTAATCACCTAGCAACCGATGGCAAGACCTGGGGAAAGTTACTGGCCAAGTATAACTCTG GTACTTACAACAATCAGTACATGATCATTGATAGATCCAAGTTCATCCCAAAGGAGGCCATTTTGGACAATGCATTATGGATCGTGGAGCAGATCCCAACGCTGGTAGTTTATGAGGATGAGACAAACATCCTCAGAGCAG gtTATTGGCCATCGTATAACGTTCCCTTCTTTGAGGAGATTTACAATAAAAGTGGTTATCCTGATGTAGTTGCAAAGCAAGGACCAGATGTCTCTTATCAGTTGGCACCCAGGGCCAAGATATTTCGACGAGACCAGGGAAAAGTCACAGATATGGAGAGCATGAAGAAGATAATGAGATACAATG GTTATGCAACTGATCCTTACTCCGAGGGGGACCCCTGTAATACCATCTGTTGCCGAGCGGATCTGCGGAAGACAGATCGTTCTGCTAGTGGTTGCTATGATACcaag GTTTCTGATCTGTCCATGGCAGCCAAGCTACAGTCTTTTGCCATTAACGGACCCACTCGTAATGGTGGCAGTCTTCCTCCATTTTCATGGACAGGACCATTCCAAAATGCTAGTCATCTCGGTTTACCCACAGTGTATGATTTTGATTTTGTTACCATGCAACCAATGGATTTACCCTAA
- the LOC139959349 gene encoding phospholipase B-like 1 isoform X2 → MADQQFFLSNLILIVCCFHWSNSHDLTQDAVQKATVYKENNQFVLKVGSLDKDGLAYGVYNDSFMSTGWGVLDVKAGYSSKSYDENDVAYAAGYLEGYLTSRQIYQHIVNLNATFFSESEEFPVKLKNFFKKQDEWTRSMIAQAKDDPVWKGISLITSQYDGLVDGYNANPLEGQNLESFNFQILNGCGDIIDLKYVLMPETFPKWWDMTKTELITFIANNGHCSALVKALPGLENLFMSHSSWFGYQDTLRIYKHYDFNLSGLGRTKMSFSSYPGFLESLDDFYHMSSGLTMLQTTNNVFNHTLYTTVVPESLLAWQRVRLANHLATDGKTWGKLLAKYNSGTYNNQYMIIDRSKFIPKEAILDNALWIVEQIPTLVVYEDETNILRAGYWPSYNVPFFEEIYNKSGYPDVVAKQGPDVSYQLAPRAKIFRRDQGKVTDMESMKKIMRYNGYATDPYSEGDPCNTICCRADLRKTDRSASGCYDTKVSDLSMAAKLQSFAINGPTRNGGSLPPFSWTGPFQNASHLGLPTVYDFDFVTMQPMDLP, encoded by the exons ATGGCAGACCAGCAATTTTTTCTATCCAACCTTATCTTAATCGTTTGCTGCTTTCATTGGTCTAACAGCCATGATTTGACCCAAG ATGCAGTACAAAAGGCCACGGTATACAAAGAGAACAATCAGTTTGTGCTGAAAGTTGGTTCACTGGATAAAGATGGGCTTGCCTACGGTGTCTACAATGATTCTTTCATGTCAACTGGATGGGGTGTTCTAGATGTGAAAGCTGGCTACTCATCCAAATCCTATGATGAAAATGATGTTGCTTATGCTGCTGGGTATCTAGAAGGATATCTCACATCCAG acaaaTTTATCAGCACATTGTAAATTTGAATGCCACCTTCTTCTCGGAATCAGAGGAGTTTCCTGTCAAACTGAAGAATTTTTTTAAGAAACAGGATGAATGGACAAGATCTATGATTGCACAAGCTAAGGATGATCCAGTGTGGAAGGGGATCTCATTGATCACAAGTCAGTATGATGGATTAGTGGATGGATACAACGCTAATCCTTTGGAAGGACAG AACCTGGAAAGTTTCAACTTCCAAATCTTGAACGGGTGCGGTGACATCATTGATTTAAAATATGTCTTAATGCCTGAAACGTTTCCTAAGTGGTGGGACATGACAAAGACGGAACTGATAACTTTTATTGCAAACAATGGTCACTGCTCAGCCCTTGTGAAG GCTCTCCCAGGATTAGAGAATCTCTTCATGTCACATTCCAGTTGGTTCGGTTATCAGGATACCTTGAGGATTTACAAACACTACGACTTCAACCTCTCTGGACTTGGTAGAACCAAGATGTCCTTTTCCAGCTACCCAG GATTTCTTGAGTCCCTGGATGACTTTTACCACATGAGCAGTGGACTTACCATGCTTCAAACCACTAACAATGTGTTTAACCATACCCTGTATACCACTGTAGTACCAGAGAGCCTATTAGCATGGCAGAGGGTGCGACTGGCTAATCACCTAGCAACCGATGGCAAGACCTGGGGAAAGTTACTGGCCAAGTATAACTCTG GTACTTACAACAATCAGTACATGATCATTGATAGATCCAAGTTCATCCCAAAGGAGGCCATTTTGGACAATGCATTATGGATCGTGGAGCAGATCCCAACGCTGGTAGTTTATGAGGATGAGACAAACATCCTCAGAGCAG gtTATTGGCCATCGTATAACGTTCCCTTCTTTGAGGAGATTTACAATAAAAGTGGTTATCCTGATGTAGTTGCAAAGCAAGGACCAGATGTCTCTTATCAGTTGGCACCCAGGGCCAAGATATTTCGACGAGACCAGGGAAAAGTCACAGATATGGAGAGCATGAAGAAGATAATGAGATACAATG GTTATGCAACTGATCCTTACTCCGAGGGGGACCCCTGTAATACCATCTGTTGCCGAGCGGATCTGCGGAAGACAGATCGTTCTGCTAGTGGTTGCTATGATACcaag GTTTCTGATCTGTCCATGGCAGCCAAGCTACAGTCTTTTGCCATTAACGGACCCACTCGTAATGGTGGCAGTCTTCCTCCATTTTCATGGACAGGACCATTCCAAAATGCTAGTCATCTCGGTTTACCCACAGTGTATGATTTTGATTTTGTTACCATGCAACCAATGGATTTACCCTAA
- the LOC139959351 gene encoding ethanolamine-phosphate cytidylyltransferase-like gives MSDVTKQEKKQVRVWADGCFDLAHFGHANSLRQAKKAGDYLIVGVHSDEEVLQNKGPPVMTEDERYKVIRAIKWVDEVVTAAPYVTQLETLDEYNCDFCVHGNDITLDADGKDTYRLVKDAGRYREVQRTAGISTTDVVGRMLLMTKTHHLPDAALSDNIEKVEDNSTSASCSTMRSPYTGISHFLPSTRKIVQFAEGKEPQPSDKIVYCPGSFDLFHVGHVDFLEQASKLGDYVIVGLHTDKEINRTENSNYPIMNLHERTLSVLANKYVSEVVIGAPYKVTQELLEHFNVDVVVRGKTSYNYAADSTDPYEIPKEMGIYHEVDSGNDMSTQKIVARIIANRIKFRERNQLKEAKELRNMKRMEEKRRQEELEEQGVDH, from the exons ATGTCTGACGTTAcgaaacaagaaaagaaacaagtTCGAGTCTGGGCTGATGGATG CTTTGACCTGGCACATTTTGGCCATGCTAACTCACTAAGACAAGCCAAGAAAGCGGGCGATTACCTCATAGTTGGAGTCCATTCAGATG AGGAAGTCTTACAGAATAAAGGACCTCCAGTTATGACAGAGGATGAACGATACAAGGTCATCCGGGCCATAAAGTGGGTGGACGAGGTAGTTACAGCAGCACCTTATGTAACACAACTGGAAACATTAGATGAATACAACTGTGATTTCTGTGTTCATGGTA ATGATATCACGTTGGATGCTGATGGTAAAGACACATACCGATTAGTCAAAGATGCAGGGAGGTACAG GGAAGTACAAAGAACAGCTGGTATATCAACGACAGATGTAGTTGGAAG GATGCTCCTAATGACTAAGACACACCACCTTCCCGATGCTGCACTCAGCGACAATATTGAAAAGGTTGAAGATAATTCTACCTCTGCCTCT TGTTCAACCATGCGGAGTCCATACACCGGTATCTCTCATTTCTTACCGTCAACCAGGAAGATTGTTCAGTTTGCAGAAGGCAAAGAGCCGCAGCCATCGGATAAGATAGTCTATTGTCCAGGAAGCTTTGATCTCTTCC ATGTTGGCCATGTAGATTTCTTAGAACAGGCTAGCAAACTTGGAGACTATGTCATAGTCGGATTGCATACAGATAAA GAAATCAACAGAACTGAAAACAGTAACTACCCCATCATGAATTTACATGAAAGAACACTAAGTGTTTTGGCTAACAAG TATGTTTCAGAGGTTGTCATTGGAGCGCCCTACAAAGTAACCCAGGAGTTACTGGAGCACTTTAATGTTGATGTAGTGGTGAGAGGAAAGACTTCATATAATTACGCTGCTGATTCAACAGATCCCTATGAG ATACCAAAGGAGATGGGTATTTACCATGAAGTGGACTCAGGAAATGATATGTCAACACAGAAAATAGTAGCCAGGATTATTGCCAACAG AATTAAGTTTCGGGAAAGAAACCAACTGAAAGAAGCCAAAGAACTCAGGAATATGAAGCGTATGGAAGAGAAAAGAAGGCAAGAAGAACTAGAAGAACAAGGTGTTGACCATTGA